A single genomic interval of Cucumis sativus cultivar 9930 chromosome 7, Cucumber_9930_V3, whole genome shotgun sequence harbors:
- the LOC101211074 gene encoding proteasome assembly chaperone 2 isoform X1, with protein MEFFLEEGKQLHDQCSTLVLPALSIGNVGQLAVDLLVSSMRAARIGYLDDPCVLPCIGNNAYEPLPIGELALPLEVYESTPNALTLVQQRSPVIKGKMVDFAKNLADFIATCGKKHVVLLSSLDFGRWQQIDTSSGSQIHYLSSTKDDGTDDYCEQMGWRRLHEYDSEQSRWKYLSTLTEAKTTQEHGPPFDEELEEGDYLPSLPFASLFTFLKAKGVKVTCLLCYCSEGDNIPDAFNLAEATGKLLGLRPGDEGIKWVVPYSWKSVYGPPPDLSIF; from the exons CCAGCACTGTCAATAGGCAATGTGGGGCAGTTAGCAGTAGATCTGTTGGTTTCCTCAATGAGAGCTGCAAGAATTGGTTATTTGGACGACCCTTGTGTTCTGCCTTGTATTGGTAACAATGCTTATGAGCCACTTCCTATTGGGGAGCTTGCCCTCCCTCTTGAAG tTTATGAATCAACACCGAATGCATTGACCCTTGTTCAGCAAAGGTCACCTGTGATCAAG GGGAAAATGGTTGATTTTGCAAAGAACCTGGCTGATTTTATTGCAACTTGTGGGAAGAAGCATGTTGTTCTGCTATCTAGCTTAGATTTTGGAAGGTGGCAACAAATTGACACATCAAG TGGTTCGCAGATACACTATCTTTCTAGCACCAAGGACGACGGAACTGATGACTACTGTGAACAAATGGGATGGAGACGCCTGCATGAATATGATTCAGAGCAGTCACGATGGAAATATCTTAGCACTCTAACCGAAGCCAAGACTACACAGGAGCACGGCCCACCTTTTGATGAAGAGTTGGAGGAGGGAGACTATCTTCCAAGTCTACCATTTGCCtctcttttcacttttttgaAG GCCAAAGGTGTAAAGGTCACCTGCTTATTATGCTATTGTTCAGAAGGAGACAACATTCCCGATGCTTTCAATTTGGCTGAGGCAACAGGCAAACTTCTGGGTCTGCGTCCTG GTGATGAAGGCATCAAATGGGTAGTCCCCTATTCTTGGAAGTCTGTTTATGGACCACCACCAGATCTGTCCATCTTCTAG
- the LOC101211074 gene encoding proteasome assembly chaperone 2 isoform X2 translates to MRAARIGYLDDPCVLPCIGNNAYEPLPIGELALPLEVYESTPNALTLVQQRSPVIKGKMVDFAKNLADFIATCGKKHVVLLSSLDFGRWQQIDTSSGSQIHYLSSTKDDGTDDYCEQMGWRRLHEYDSEQSRWKYLSTLTEAKTTQEHGPPFDEELEEGDYLPSLPFASLFTFLKAKGVKVTCLLCYCSEGDNIPDAFNLAEATGKLLGLRPGDEGIKWVVPYSWKSVYGPPPDLSIF, encoded by the exons ATGAGAGCTGCAAGAATTGGTTATTTGGACGACCCTTGTGTTCTGCCTTGTATTGGTAACAATGCTTATGAGCCACTTCCTATTGGGGAGCTTGCCCTCCCTCTTGAAG tTTATGAATCAACACCGAATGCATTGACCCTTGTTCAGCAAAGGTCACCTGTGATCAAG GGGAAAATGGTTGATTTTGCAAAGAACCTGGCTGATTTTATTGCAACTTGTGGGAAGAAGCATGTTGTTCTGCTATCTAGCTTAGATTTTGGAAGGTGGCAACAAATTGACACATCAAG TGGTTCGCAGATACACTATCTTTCTAGCACCAAGGACGACGGAACTGATGACTACTGTGAACAAATGGGATGGAGACGCCTGCATGAATATGATTCAGAGCAGTCACGATGGAAATATCTTAGCACTCTAACCGAAGCCAAGACTACACAGGAGCACGGCCCACCTTTTGATGAAGAGTTGGAGGAGGGAGACTATCTTCCAAGTCTACCATTTGCCtctcttttcacttttttgaAG GCCAAAGGTGTAAAGGTCACCTGCTTATTATGCTATTGTTCAGAAGGAGACAACATTCCCGATGCTTTCAATTTGGCTGAGGCAACAGGCAAACTTCTGGGTCTGCGTCCTG GTGATGAAGGCATCAAATGGGTAGTCCCCTATTCTTGGAAGTCTGTTTATGGACCACCACCAGATCTGTCCATCTTCTAG